The stretch of DNA CCTTTCGTCCGCcaccaccgccgccgccgccacctcCTCTCATCACGGGCGGGGGCGGCGCAGGAGCCGGCGTCATGCACAAACTCTCCGTCCTCTTCGGTTGATACGGCGATGGTGATATATCTTGCCCCAATGTTCGTTTCCTCATAAGTGACTCTTCGAATGGCGTTTCCCTTGATATCGAGCCCCGGGCCGACGCCAGATGGCCGTTGCCGGCCGCCGGCGTGTTGGCGCGGGACGCGGGCCGcgacgccggcgccggcgcgggcgcgggcggcgcctGCGAGCCGCCGCGCGACTCCCGGGCGGGCGCGGTCGCTTCCACTGAAGGCTGCCGCGATCGCCGCCCGTAGCGATCCACGCTCGAATCTCTACTCGGCGGTCTTTTATAATGGTCGAAGTAGTCGATTGATGTGCGGCCCGCTTGCCGCGGGTCGCGAGGCCCGTTGGCCACGTCGTCCATTGGGGCCGTCGCTTGTCTGTACATCGGTTGGTCGGAGCTGGCTTGGCGGTACATTGAACCTTCTCTTTGTTGTCTATGATCGAGAGGCTGCTGATATCCTTGAGGTTCCGTGGATTGATGGTAATGCATATGGTCTCCCCCGAGACGATCGTGTGACCCTTCTGAATGTACCGTGCCGGTTCTGAGCTCGGTACGTCCGTAACTGGCGGCAACTCCGTCGCCGTACGGGGCTTCTTGGGCACTTTGAGTAGGCTGGCCTAGAATGCTTTGCCGTCTAATCCCTGTGGAGTTCCAATCCTGTGGTCCGGGTCTCTGATTAAGATTTAGAGCCGGTCTCATCGCCGATGAAAATCTACGCGGTTGGTTGCCAAATTGCTGACTACTTTGATCCATACCCGTTTGTTGTTGAACGGCGTCTTGTCTGTTTAGTACTCGGTAAGGTGGTCCTGACTGTGCACTCGGGCCGTAGCCACTCATTTGATCACTTTGTCCATACTGTGGTCCTTGTGATTGCGTGTTTGACCAATGATCCTGATCAGAATAATAATTTGTCCTATCGTCCGTACTATAATTGGAATTATTTGTGAGCCTTGGATCTATTGACTGTACTGGTTTATTCGGGAACTGGGTAGATGGTCGTCTCGGGGGCACTCCATATGGAGCTTTGTTTGCTTGAGGAATCTGTGAATGCATCGGAGGGATATGATTTGGAATGCTCTTTCCTTCCAAGATCTTTTCAGATTCTTGTGAAACAGGCGTCGTGACCTGCGAGTCGTAATGTTTTTGTCTATATTTATCTCTTAATCCTATTCTGTCCAAGCCAGGATGCTTAAAATCTGGGGCGAACTGCTTTGCAGTCATTTGTGCTAAATCACAGTCTTCTTTTGCTTGGTCTGCCGCTTCGTCGGCTTGTTCAGCTTTTCCTCGGGCTGTGGCGGTTCTGTAACATAAGTAAaggttatacaaaaataaacaacacccgactatttatgtaggtacataataactATGTCTATGATCTAGCGTCCGTTTCAAAAAAACGCAAGGGGAATACACAATCACCACTAAGAGCCGTTACAGCAATAGAAAAACCAGATTAAATTAGGATTTTACTGCGGGAGAATTTGGCGAATAATTGAATAAGTTTTCCAATATCTTATACGGCTGTAATGCGTGGTGGACTGGGGAGATCAGACAATCCGTTAAAAATGGTACTAAAGGGATTACACACCTGGATATCGCAATGTCAGCTTTCTGCAGTGCTATTTTGGAAGCGCGCTGCGCCGCCGTGACCGCCGACTCCACGCGCTCCCGGAACTTCGCCGAGCGCATGAGGAACATGTGGCGCCGCTTCTGACTGGTTATTAGCACGTTGTTCTTGTATTTGCCCTGTTCTTGGGTGCCGTCGCGGAACGTCGTGACTCCATAGCCATTCTTCTTGTTGCCTAACCACTCGCCCTCGTAACGGAGGCCGTCACTGCGCTCGCTCACTCCGAATGCATTGCGTTTGTCGTTCTTCCATTCGCCCATGTAAGTTTCTGTGACACCAGCTTCCAAATGTTCATCctgaaatgataaataaaactggCTTTACTTTTCACCTTATTCTTACTGTGCCGATTAGGCATCAAAACTAATGCGGATAATGGTATCGTAAGCAAGTCGGTGCGGcatttaactttaaaaatctGTTGGCGATATGGTATAATCTATTTCTCGTGGCGCATGTCATTCGCATCAATATACTTAAAGCACGAGGGAGATGCAAGGGGGAGATACGTGAAAATGAAGTCAAAAGGAGGAAACCTATAATTAGAAATGTTTATCTCCACCGTGTACCAATAAATCAAGTACGAGCATGATGCACTGCAAGTAAAGTCAGATCTATATCAAATCAAGTTTTTAATTCTCGAATGCTGCTACTTTAGTGGGAGCTTACTTATTCAGTTAAGCTTGATTGAATTCTGATTTCATCAAATCATCacacatatacatacaatcgtAAATATGTGAAACGAGAATCACACATATTGAAATCAAATTAATACCTGAAATCAAATTAATATCATGTGCTCCCATCATGCGTGAATGGTAGTATTGCGTGTATTATTTAAGCTATGCAAGCGCGGTGCAATAAGCGAATAAACCAAAGTACCTCAACGAGGAAACTAGCATTAGAGTCAGTGTGCAGCGAGCCGTGGGTCATGGCGGAGTGGGTGCTATCGACGGAGGACACCCAGGAGGACGCGGAGCCCCCGGAGCCGCCCGACCGCACTGAGCTGGTACCTCTCTTATCCAGCTCACCCGCGCTTCGCTGCTTACGCAACTTCTGTAACAGATACATACAATTTTGTATTGGTACGGGAATTACATGCCATTCAGGGACCATAGGTATGGTAATTACCATAGCTCGGACAATGTGCTAGCTATTTTatctaatgaaatgaaattactaAATATTACTCTTATATACAACTGAATACAAACTTACCGTAAATAGCATCTAATTATAAGATATATATCAGATATAAATCAAATAGCAATACCCATTCGAGCTATGATAATTAAATAACTGAAGTAGTAGAGGTTTGTAGGTAGTGCTATTTTGTTAGTTAAATAATGTATTATAGTAACACTAGGTAGGTACCCAGGTACTTACTAAGGTAAATAATGTCATTAGTTCAAATAACTAGTTAACTACGGAACGCTAAAAagaatcaaacaaaatcaaagcaaatcaattcaaaatgaatgttttaaatatttatcattcaaaatcatcatttataagtcaattctaccagccaacataaggaaacaactgacatttgattactttgcgtcacatgtggataaaatgcaactttcttataagtttttgaacaatcaagagggcatttaccagttggtgtggtgaaaatacttTTGTATTGCATTTACTGATTTTCATGGCACAATACACCAGCATTTTGAACTTACGGTCATATGTCGCGTTGATAAAATTCCATTTGAGGCGAGCGTGTCCATTCTGATGACacactattacttattctgttaCTCAACTAAAGATACGAATGCCTGATCATAATTCACCATAACTACTTACGTTACTTACCTATAAGTAAGTATTTAGTTTTTCTCATTTTTATTCATCAATaatagggtgattcacttttgtatggagaaaaaaaagttgtaatatttttcttgactttgctcaccaatggagtctccccacactaaaaactatctatttaaattttcaaaagaaaggattaacgtttagaggttgcacaagttgaaaaggtaaagtgggaaccccatacattgcgtggaaatgaactatgttctaaaatgacaaaatataatgaactgatactaaaatcgaatgagaaaactgaattttgcgtctaaaacacgataaaagcacttttcctttggaaacaggtggaaaaactgaaaagtTTTAAtgagaacatttatcgagtaaccaaaatccaagtttcctactaattttaaaatgtatttatatgtagaaggttcagtatcacagtactctccgctttgatggtagccgcttaaaccattttctaccctccgatgtagagtcgttggttatttgaaaaatctttgttgatgttgtgcaacctctaaatgttgatcgattttaatttttttttaacgtatattagaacaagaattcgagcaaagtcagatgaaaatcgaaaattcggaaaaattaAACACCCTAATCAATAATTAAATATGCCATACCGAAAGCATTGGACTGATTGGACACCGTGTTCTCAAAATAAAACAGTATATTAATTATGAAAATTTTGGAATTAAAGATTATCAATCTGTTGAATCATCAAAACACGTAAGTTACAACAATCTTACTCAACATTTCCTTTAAACCAAGGTTGGTTAACGTAGTCACTCGAGTACTTATATAAAATCAAAGGATGcatattgtacctacctacatcttAATTTATTTGTATCCCTAACGTGAACGGGATGAATGAGACACAGCGGATGGACTGAATCAGTACGGAATGCATAAGAGTAAACATGATTTCAATGGAATtctgtatttttagtaagtagTAAGAGAATCTCAGTCAACTCGCTGAATGAGGTCAACGCTATTGTAATACGCAGTCGAGCAACCTGTAGTCGCAGATTTTTATCAAGATAGTAACagttattgtaaaattaaaaaaaaaataatattaggaATTAATTAGGGTTTATTTGTACTTCTATAAAACTTTGTAAATCGTTGACCTCGTTGTCGGGTAGTACCCGTTTTCAAAGTCATGTTACTCAGTGTTATTGTTTAGTAGAAATGTTGAGAATAAGAGTTTGTCATAGGTAGTAGAAATCTGTGAGGAGTCTCAAAGAGCCACCAATGTTCCATTTAGCGGTCTAAGAACACTAAGTGTGAATATTTGGGCGATTTTGAAGAGGTGCAATCGTATGTTCAAAGAATCACATGCCGCATGCCGC from Cydia splendana chromosome 5, ilCydSple1.2, whole genome shotgun sequence encodes:
- the LOC134790341 gene encoding junctophilin-1-like; translation: MQPSELADAAPAASGNPPQRGLNGGRFDFDDGGTYCGDWEDGKAHGHGVCTGPKGQGAYAGSWHFGFEVSGVYTWPSGSSFEGQWQNGKRHGLGVETRGRWLYRGEWTQGYKGRYGVRQSTTSNAKYEGTWANGLQDGYGSETYADGGTYQGQWMRGMRHGYGVRTSAPFGLASHYRGGARDHRGSMSSLAEAGTPDPTERRTHRMDEARGGFVLKSNSDEPSGRRGSLIEKSKKGLLSPVAQTVILEEIDIVKKLRKQRSAGELDKRGTSSVRSGGSGGSASSWVSSVDSTHSAMTHGSLHTDSNASFLVEDEHLEAGVTETYMGEWKNDKRNAFGVSERSDGLRYEGEWLGNKKNGYGVTTFRDGTQEQGKYKNNVLITSQKRRHMFLMRSAKFRERVESAVTAAQRASKIALQKADIAISRTATARGKAEQADEAADQAKEDCDLAQMTAKQFAPDFKHPGLDRIGLRDKYRQKHYDSQVTTPVSQESEKILEGKSIPNHIPPMHSQIPQANKAPYGVPPRRPSTQFPNKPVQSIDPRLTNNSNYSTDDRTNYYSDQDHWSNTQSQGPQYGQSDQMSGYGPSAQSGPPYRVLNRQDAVQQQTGMDQSSQQFGNQPRRFSSAMRPALNLNQRPGPQDWNSTGIRRQSILGQPTQSAQEAPYGDGVAASYGRTELRTGTVHSEGSHDRLGGDHMHYHQSTEPQGYQQPLDHRQQREGSMYRQASSDQPMYRQATAPMDDVANGPRDPRQAGRTSIDYFDHYKRPPSRDSSVDRYGRRSRQPSVEATAPARESRGGSQAPPAPAPAPASRPASRANTPAAGNGHLASARGSISRETPFEESLMRKRTLGQDISPSPYQPKRTESLCMTPAPAPPPPVMRGGGGGGGGGGRKAARLWDSLPATCDHHHVEC